The proteins below are encoded in one region of Sulfolobus sp. A20:
- a CDS encoding adenosine-specific kinase, translating into MSVKIDVVRIDIPEGTNVIIGQSHFIKTVEDLYETLSSSSPNLKFGIAFNEASGKRLIRYDGNDGDLIKLAIEQAKKIGAGHLFVIYLKNGYPINVLNRIKNTDEVVRIFAATANPLQVLVAETDQGRGVIGVVDGYTPLGVETESDIKERKEFLRKIGYKR; encoded by the coding sequence ATGAGCGTAAAAATAGATGTAGTTAGAATTGATATACCGGAAGGTACAAACGTAATTATCGGACAGTCTCACTTTATCAAGACGGTAGAAGATTTGTATGAAACCTTGTCTTCGTCTAGTCCAAACCTAAAGTTCGGAATTGCTTTTAATGAGGCAAGCGGGAAACGGTTAATCAGATATGATGGCAATGACGGAGATCTAATTAAATTAGCAATAGAACAAGCTAAAAAAATAGGTGCTGGGCACTTATTCGTAATTTATTTAAAGAATGGCTATCCCATTAATGTTTTAAATAGAATAAAGAATACTGATGAAGTAGTAAGAATCTTTGCAGCTACGGCAAATCCTTTACAAGTCTTAGTTGCTGAGACGGATCAAGGTAGGGGAGTTATAGGCGTAGTAGATGGATATACTCCATTAGGTGTTGAGACAGAATCGGATATAAAGGAAAGGAAGGAGTTCTTGAGGAAGATCGGATATAAGAGATAA
- a CDS encoding homoserine dehydrogenase — MKLLLVGYGNVGRAFRKLLYEKKDRYPILQDVEIAGIVTRRGFMMGDKDDFIPEKTINVIEALDFVNPEVVVDTSSPNYNDGEPSVSLYIKALSRGIHVITVNKAPLALEFQKLFEVAEKHGSKIGFQGTVMSGTPSINLYRVQPLVEVFKIRGILNGTTNYILSRIYDGLDFNSALKEAKEKGYAEEDPTLDLNGFDAAAKLTILVNLMMNRNLRLRDFKFRGIQNITNEEIRRSRAEGKKIKLLAYADNYVVEVSPKQLDPHDPLFNIDGVENALEIHNEIQRIVIRGPGAGPINAAYGALTDLVLLLKGCL; from the coding sequence ATGAAACTATTATTAGTGGGTTATGGTAACGTAGGAAGGGCGTTCAGAAAACTACTTTATGAGAAAAAAGATAGGTATCCAATATTACAAGATGTTGAAATTGCTGGGATAGTTACTAGACGAGGTTTTATGATGGGAGATAAAGATGATTTCATCCCTGAGAAAACCATTAATGTGATTGAAGCATTAGATTTTGTAAATCCAGAAGTAGTAGTTGACACTTCTAGCCCTAATTATAACGATGGAGAACCTTCAGTAAGCCTTTACATTAAAGCGTTATCGCGAGGAATACACGTGATAACAGTTAATAAGGCGCCACTAGCTCTTGAATTTCAAAAATTATTTGAAGTAGCAGAAAAACATGGCTCAAAAATAGGTTTTCAAGGTACCGTAATGAGTGGTACACCATCTATAAACTTATATAGAGTTCAACCTTTAGTAGAGGTGTTTAAGATAAGGGGAATATTAAATGGTACTACAAATTACATTTTAAGTAGAATTTATGACGGACTTGACTTCAATAGTGCTCTAAAAGAGGCTAAGGAGAAAGGATATGCCGAGGAGGACCCTACGTTAGATTTAAACGGTTTTGACGCTGCTGCTAAGTTAACCATTCTAGTTAACCTAATGATGAATAGGAATTTAAGACTAAGGGACTTTAAATTTAGAGGAATTCAAAATATTACTAACGAAGAGATAAGAAGAAGTAGAGCTGAAGGTAAAAAAATAAAGTTGTTAGCTTATGCTGACAATTATGTTGTAGAGGTTTCTCCAAAGCAATTAGATCCTCATGATCCCTTATTTAATATAGATGGTGTCGAAAATGCGTTGGAAATTCATAATGAGATACAAAGAATAGTAATAAGAGGTCCTGGTGCAGGACCCATCAATGCTGCTTATGGCGCATTGACTGACTTAGTGCTATTATTAAAAGGATGTTTATGA
- a CDS encoding B3/4 domain-containing protein, whose translation MKKLEISDEARKLGIFVAMNEVSNLKITKNNSLDEIINAIETKYKGKNVDSLKDDPVVRAYRDFYWKIGIDPTKIRPSGEALRRRVMRGNKFPRINEIVDIGNIASIETLVPIGIYDRDKIIGNLHIVISKGNEEFFDLGSKKVEKLDKGIPILVDDEGRVLHVYPHRDSIITSVTSDTKNVVIVGAGVPNVEEDLVKRAVDNVVDLLERFCSGKKDYETLVIK comes from the coding sequence ATGAAAAAGCTTGAGATTTCTGATGAGGCTAGAAAATTGGGAATATTCGTAGCTATGAATGAGGTGAGCAATCTTAAAATAACTAAAAATAACTCTTTGGACGAAATTATAAATGCTATAGAAACTAAATACAAGGGGAAAAACGTTGACTCTCTTAAGGATGACCCAGTGGTAAGAGCTTATAGGGATTTTTATTGGAAAATAGGGATTGATCCCACTAAAATTAGACCTAGCGGAGAAGCTCTGAGAAGAAGAGTAATGAGAGGTAATAAATTTCCTAGAATAAATGAGATCGTAGATATTGGTAATATCGCTAGCATTGAAACATTGGTACCTATTGGTATTTATGATAGGGATAAGATAATCGGAAATTTGCATATCGTAATATCCAAGGGTAATGAAGAATTCTTTGATCTAGGTAGTAAAAAAGTGGAAAAATTAGATAAAGGTATTCCAATATTAGTAGATGATGAAGGTAGGGTACTTCACGTTTATCCTCACAGGGATTCAATTATCACTAGCGTAACTTCAGATACAAAAAACGTAGTTATAGTAGGAGCTGGAGTACCAAATGTAGAAGAAGACCTAGTTAAGAGGGCTGTGGATAATGTAGTAGACTTATTAGAGAGGTTTTGTAGTGGTAAAAAGGACTATGAAACCTTGGTGATAAAATGA
- a CDS encoding haloacid dehalogenase produces MSNEILEEIKRYLGSVNNSLLERFDSREKLLLLARELIRYCGETISLSHRGKKEEALKKYHQAIEKANEIRSIIKNFPEMLYGDVGTAFQELAEATVIISMYFSEKLKLPNELGIPDIYYITGIADAIGEMRRRVLELLKRSSIDEAEKIYNIMEELYELLWGFEYPKSLVPGLRQKIDALRKILEETNHDIFLAKIGKS; encoded by the coding sequence ATGAGTAACGAGATATTGGAAGAAATTAAGAGATATTTAGGTTCAGTTAATAACTCTCTTTTGGAGAGGTTTGATAGCAGAGAGAAACTACTGTTACTTGCTAGAGAATTAATCAGATATTGTGGAGAGACGATCTCTTTATCTCATAGGGGTAAAAAAGAAGAAGCGTTAAAAAAATATCACCAAGCAATAGAAAAAGCTAATGAGATAAGATCTATCATTAAAAACTTTCCAGAAATGCTATATGGTGATGTTGGAACTGCTTTTCAAGAGTTAGCGGAGGCTACTGTGATAATCTCGATGTACTTTAGTGAAAAATTAAAATTACCTAATGAATTAGGAATTCCTGATATTTACTATATCACTGGGATTGCTGACGCTATAGGTGAAATGAGGAGAAGAGTTTTAGAATTGTTAAAGAGGAGTAGCATTGATGAAGCCGAGAAGATCTATAATATAATGGAAGAGTTGTACGAACTATTATGGGGATTTGAGTATCCAAAGTCGTTAGTACCTGGACTACGACAAAAAATTGATGCTTTGAGAAAGATTTTAGAAGAGACTAACCATGATATATTTCTAGCTAAGATCGGTAAGTCTTGA
- a CDS encoding DUF309 domain-containing protein has translation MINQSLNVDEIKKDLRKRGVNVVDVRKGKYLEIDVLDDPTKVTSILGSPLFITDVEHMSGNFVEFFYDMRFWECHEFLEDKWRRSKDDTERKYLQALILICASMIKYLKNDIKTSDMLIDKALSLISDLPQELLPFLYIRFCLNT, from the coding sequence ATGATTAACCAATCCTTAAACGTAGATGAAATCAAAAAGGATTTACGTAAAAGAGGGGTGAATGTAGTTGACGTAAGAAAGGGTAAATATTTAGAAATAGATGTACTTGATGATCCTACTAAAGTGACCTCTATATTAGGAAGTCCTTTATTCATCACAGATGTTGAACATATGAGTGGTAACTTTGTTGAGTTTTTCTATGACATGAGGTTTTGGGAGTGCCATGAATTTTTAGAAGACAAATGGAGGAGATCTAAGGATGATACGGAGAGAAAATACTTGCAAGCTCTAATATTGATTTGTGCATCCATGATCAAATATCTAAAAAATGATATAAAAACGTCAGACATGCTTATTGATAAAGCCTTATCTCTTATATCCGATCTTCCTCAAGAACTCCTTCCTTTCCTTTATATCCGATTCTGTCTCAACACCTAA
- the amrS gene encoding AmmeMemoRadiSam system radical SAM enzyme, translating into MSKEATLYRKESNRIRCVACARRCLINEGQVGFCGVRSVRGGKLYLDVYGKVAAAHIDPIEKKPLVHFNPGSKVFSFSTFGCNWMCMYCQNYDISQRRRAEGTELSPEEVVEIALGYDVDGMTYTYNEPAIFSEFAHDVGIIAKKHGLFNTMVTNGYWTPELVDYVKDFLDAVTIDFKGNGEAKFMRRYTGANGPEPIIETATSLYKLGIHVEITDLIIPQIGDNLDSAKQLLNKIYDNLGPETPIHFLRFHPDYKLDYLPWTPIETLEKHYKLAKEMGFRFVYIGNVPGHPYENTYCPNCGRLVIRRYGFDIVEWHLTEDMKCKYCNYKLPIKGKLSRHAFRERFEPVFI; encoded by the coding sequence ATGTCTAAGGAAGCTACACTTTATAGGAAAGAGTCTAATAGGATTCGTTGTGTTGCTTGTGCGCGAAGATGCTTAATTAATGAAGGACAAGTAGGATTTTGTGGAGTAAGATCAGTTCGTGGAGGAAAATTGTATCTTGACGTCTATGGAAAAGTTGCTGCAGCACATATCGATCCTATCGAAAAGAAACCTTTAGTTCATTTTAACCCGGGTTCTAAAGTATTCTCCTTCTCCACCTTCGGCTGTAATTGGATGTGTATGTATTGCCAGAATTATGATATAAGTCAAAGGAGAAGGGCAGAGGGAACTGAGTTATCTCCAGAAGAAGTGGTTGAAATTGCATTGGGATATGACGTTGATGGTATGACTTACACTTATAACGAGCCAGCAATATTTTCTGAATTTGCTCATGATGTAGGAATCATTGCGAAGAAACACGGACTATTTAATACCATGGTGACTAATGGATATTGGACTCCAGAGTTAGTTGATTATGTCAAGGATTTCTTGGATGCAGTAACTATAGATTTTAAGGGAAATGGGGAGGCTAAATTCATGAGAAGATATACTGGCGCCAATGGACCAGAACCGATAATTGAAACTGCTACGAGTCTATACAAGTTAGGTATTCACGTGGAAATAACCGATTTAATTATACCTCAAATAGGTGATAATTTAGATTCAGCAAAACAATTGTTGAACAAGATTTATGATAACTTAGGACCAGAAACGCCTATTCATTTCTTAAGATTTCATCCAGACTATAAATTAGATTATTTGCCGTGGACTCCTATAGAAACGTTGGAAAAGCATTATAAGTTGGCTAAGGAGATGGGATTTAGATTTGTATATATAGGTAATGTTCCGGGTCATCCATATGAAAATACTTATTGCCCCAACTGTGGAAGATTAGTTATTAGACGATATGGATTTGACATAGTTGAATGGCACCTAACTGAAGACATGAAATGTAAGTATTGTAATTATAAATTGCCAATAAAGGGAAAATTGTCTAGACACGCGTTTAGAGAAAGATTTGAACCGGTTTTCATTTAG
- a CDS encoding enoyl-CoA hydratase/isomerase family protein — protein METIMVKEEDKLGWIILNRPDKLNSINLKLIEETEIALKNFAVNDNIKVVIITGNGRAFSAGADISQFKELDPVKAWEFALKGRQLMDYIERFPKPSIAMINGYALGGGLELALSCDLRIASSSAELGLPEINLGIFPGFGGTQRLTRLVGKGRALEIMMLGERIKADYAERIGLVNKVVSPDMLEKETRELATKLAEKPTIALRLIKTLVTYGSDSPILSGLMMESLGWGIVFATEDEKRKVEEFLSKRSK, from the coding sequence ATGGAAACAATAATGGTAAAAGAGGAAGATAAATTAGGATGGATAATATTGAATAGACCAGATAAGTTAAATTCAATAAATCTTAAATTGATAGAAGAAACGGAAATTGCACTAAAAAACTTTGCAGTTAATGATAATATTAAGGTAGTAATCATTACCGGTAATGGTAGAGCTTTCTCAGCTGGTGCTGATATTTCACAATTTAAGGAGCTTGATCCTGTAAAGGCGTGGGAATTTGCTCTCAAAGGGAGACAACTCATGGATTATATTGAGAGATTTCCCAAACCGTCAATAGCTATGATAAATGGGTATGCTTTAGGAGGGGGCTTAGAATTAGCATTAAGTTGTGATCTGAGGATAGCATCAAGTAGTGCTGAGTTAGGTCTTCCGGAAATCAATCTGGGAATTTTTCCAGGATTTGGAGGTACTCAAAGGCTCACTAGACTAGTAGGCAAAGGTAGAGCATTAGAAATTATGATGTTAGGTGAGAGAATAAAGGCGGATTATGCAGAGAGAATAGGCTTAGTTAACAAGGTTGTGAGTCCAGATATGTTAGAAAAAGAAACTAGAGAGTTAGCTACGAAGTTAGCAGAGAAACCTACAATAGCGTTAAGATTAATTAAAACGTTAGTGACTTATGGTAGTGACTCACCTATACTAAGTGGTTTAATGATGGAAAGTTTAGGTTGGGGAATAGTGTTTGCTACTGAAGATGAGAAAAGGAAAGTTGAGGAATTTCTATCGAAAAGGTCTAAATGA
- the lysX gene encoding lysine biosynthesis protein LysX, with amino-acid sequence MKIALITDIIRQEEKFIIKALNSKSIDYDVINVGQEPLPFNKELRKYDVGIIRPVSMYRALYSSAVLEAVGVHTINSTEAISTCGDKILTYSKLFRNDVPIPDSIIATSSDAVMKAYEQIGFPLIDKPPIGSWGRLVSLIRDVYEGKTIIEHREMLGNSALKVHIVQEYIKYTNRDIRCIVIGEETIGCYARNIPPNEWRANVALGGNPTPINLDDKLKELSVKAAKIVRGEFISIDILEHPTKGYVINELNDVPEFKGFMLATGINVAEKLVDYIIKTYRS; translated from the coding sequence ATGAAAATAGCGTTAATAACAGATATTATAAGACAAGAGGAGAAATTCATAATAAAAGCCCTTAATAGCAAAAGCATTGACTATGATGTAATAAATGTTGGACAAGAACCATTACCATTTAATAAAGAACTTAGAAAATATGATGTAGGAATTATAAGACCAGTCAGCATGTATAGAGCTTTGTATTCATCAGCAGTGCTAGAAGCCGTAGGAGTTCACACGATAAATTCCACGGAAGCTATAAGCACTTGTGGAGATAAGATATTAACGTATTCAAAATTATTCAGAAATGATGTTCCAATACCCGACTCTATAATTGCAACCTCTTCAGATGCAGTAATGAAAGCATATGAGCAAATTGGATTTCCACTAATCGATAAACCTCCAATTGGAAGCTGGGGTAGATTAGTATCACTAATCAGAGACGTATACGAAGGAAAGACAATAATTGAGCATAGGGAAATGTTAGGAAATAGTGCATTAAAGGTTCATATAGTTCAAGAATACATAAAGTATACTAATAGAGATATAAGATGTATAGTTATAGGTGAGGAAACTATTGGATGTTACGCCAGAAATATACCGCCTAACGAATGGAGAGCTAACGTCGCATTAGGAGGAAATCCTACTCCAATAAATTTAGATGATAAGTTAAAGGAGTTGAGTGTTAAGGCTGCTAAGATAGTAAGAGGAGAATTCATATCGATTGATATCCTTGAACATCCGACTAAAGGTTATGTGATAAATGAATTAAATGATGTACCTGAATTCAAGGGTTTCATGTTAGCTACCGGAATAAACGTGGCTGAAAAATTAGTAGATTATATTATCAAGACTTACCGATCTTAG
- a CDS encoding 3-hydroxyacyl-CoA dehydrogenase family protein — MFKNMENVRTVSVIGAGIIGAGWTVLLVTKGYKVNFYTEKQETLNKGIEKVKNYLTILREVGIIDKGYEDYLNNISMTTDLDKAISNTDFVIEAIIENYDAKKKLFKYLDSKLDKEIVIASSTSGLLMTEIQKAMDRFPERGIIAHPWNPPHLLPLVEIVPGEKTSTDTIEKTKKLMESLDRVIVVLKKEVPGFIGNRLAFALFREAVNLVDEGVATVEDIDKVMTAAIGLRWAFMGPFLTYHLGGGEGGIEYFFSRGFGYGANEWMSTLAKWDKFPYTGVKRVIDQMKEYETIKGKSFQELSKWRDEMLIKVFKLVWGNRGNNKNK; from the coding sequence ATGTTTAAAAATATGGAAAATGTTCGAACAGTATCAGTCATAGGGGCTGGCATTATAGGGGCTGGCTGGACTGTATTGCTCGTAACTAAAGGTTACAAGGTAAACTTCTATACTGAAAAACAAGAAACGCTAAATAAAGGAATAGAGAAAGTTAAAAATTATTTAACAATATTAAGAGAAGTAGGAATAATCGATAAGGGATATGAGGATTACTTAAATAACATTTCAATGACAACCGATTTGGATAAGGCAATAAGTAATACAGACTTTGTTATTGAAGCAATAATAGAGAATTATGATGCTAAGAAGAAGCTATTTAAATATCTTGATTCTAAATTGGATAAAGAAATAGTAATAGCTAGCAGTACTTCCGGACTATTAATGACTGAGATACAAAAAGCCATGGATAGATTTCCGGAAAGAGGTATTATAGCACATCCTTGGAATCCTCCTCATTTACTACCTTTAGTTGAAATTGTACCTGGAGAAAAAACATCAACAGATACTATAGAGAAAACGAAAAAACTTATGGAGAGTTTAGATAGGGTTATAGTAGTATTAAAGAAGGAAGTACCTGGATTTATAGGTAATAGACTTGCTTTTGCCTTATTCAGAGAGGCTGTTAATCTAGTAGATGAAGGAGTTGCTACTGTAGAGGATATAGATAAAGTTATGACGGCAGCAATTGGTCTTAGATGGGCCTTTATGGGACCATTTTTAACCTATCATTTAGGAGGTGGAGAAGGTGGTATTGAGTACTTCTTCTCAAGAGGATTTGGATACGGAGCTAATGAGTGGATGTCCACGCTGGCTAAATGGGATAAGTTTCCATATACTGGTGTAAAGAGGGTTATAGATCAAATGAAGGAGTATGAGACAATAAAGGGGAAAAGCTTTCAAGAACTGTCCAAGTGGCGAGACGAAATGCTAATAAAGGTGTTTAAGCTGGTATGGGGTAACAGGGGTAATAATAAGAATAAATAA
- a CDS encoding cupin domain-containing protein, whose amino-acid sequence MQLVERIDLQTELKNKVKDILKEIENEDLKVVIFMEHTSPPKKVQPKLIKFSKVLPLLEMVAEEGTIEKGVAKVMFYSTSTERNRGLTPTMMAGFQLIKPRHSTKPHSHNMASIYLVVKGRGYSIVGDKKLEWESGDVFVVPANEIHYHVNIGEDYAILFDVTDSGLIENLGILEFKEEDK is encoded by the coding sequence ATGCAACTCGTTGAAAGAATTGATCTTCAAACTGAACTAAAAAATAAGGTTAAAGACATATTAAAGGAAATAGAGAATGAGGATTTGAAAGTAGTCATTTTTATGGAGCATACTAGTCCACCTAAGAAAGTGCAGCCTAAGCTGATTAAGTTTTCTAAGGTCTTACCATTATTAGAAATGGTAGCAGAGGAAGGAACTATCGAAAAAGGAGTAGCAAAAGTAATGTTTTATTCTACTTCTACGGAAAGAAATAGAGGACTTACACCTACTATGATGGCAGGATTTCAACTCATTAAACCTAGACATTCAACCAAGCCACATTCCCATAACATGGCCTCAATATATTTAGTGGTGAAAGGCAGAGGATATTCCATAGTAGGTGATAAAAAGTTAGAATGGGAGTCAGGCGATGTGTTTGTAGTTCCAGCTAATGAAATTCACTACCACGTGAATATTGGAGAAGACTACGCTATTCTGTTTGACGTTACAGATTCAGGCTTAATAGAGAATCTAGGAATTTTAGAGTTTAAAGAAGAGGATAAATAA
- the cyoE gene encoding heme o synthase, whose product MSLQNKVKAYIKLGKLGVVSLLDLAAIAGAILAYKIGMSILPIVFVIIGGTLGSMGAMIINSGIEIDRDKVMSRTSRRPTVVGYVSKKEAILVGSLLALIGSLIGFVDNIMTAIFIALGVIIYVFVYTILLKPRTWLNIVIGGFAGSAAAWAGYASLTNSFNLESFLLGFLIFMWTPGHFWSLALKYREDYLNAHYPMLPAVVGITTSAKAIAISNALMVPIVILLFTYLGLGYLIASTILSLILLFFSYRLMRNPSKEEAMRSFIFSNIYLTIIFLIIIISRLI is encoded by the coding sequence ATGAGCTTACAGAATAAGGTTAAAGCATATATAAAACTAGGGAAACTTGGCGTGGTTAGTCTTCTCGATTTGGCAGCTATTGCAGGTGCAATATTAGCTTACAAGATTGGAATGTCTATTTTGCCCATTGTCTTTGTGATTATAGGTGGTACTTTAGGATCTATGGGGGCAATGATAATCAATAGTGGGATAGAAATTGATAGAGATAAGGTAATGTCTAGAACTTCTAGGAGACCTACTGTTGTAGGTTATGTGAGTAAAAAAGAAGCAATACTAGTGGGTTCATTATTAGCATTAATAGGAAGTTTAATAGGTTTTGTGGACAATATCATGACTGCGATCTTTATTGCTTTAGGCGTTATAATATATGTGTTTGTTTACACTATCTTGCTAAAGCCTAGAACTTGGCTTAATATTGTAATTGGAGGATTTGCAGGAAGTGCTGCAGCTTGGGCAGGTTACGCTTCCTTAACAAATTCGTTTAATCTAGAGAGTTTCCTCTTAGGCTTTCTTATATTCATGTGGACTCCGGGGCACTTCTGGTCATTAGCCCTTAAATATAGAGAGGATTATTTAAATGCACATTATCCAATGCTACCAGCAGTTGTTGGAATAACTACTTCTGCCAAGGCGATAGCGATATCTAACGCCTTAATGGTTCCTATAGTCATCTTGCTTTTTACCTACTTAGGCTTGGGCTATTTAATAGCTAGTACCATATTGAGTTTGATATTACTTTTCTTCTCATATAGACTAATGAGAAATCCAAGCAAAGAAGAAGCTATGAGATCATTTATATTTTCAAATATATATCTTACTATAATATTTTTAATTATTATAATTTCTAGATTAATATGA